Within Amycolatopsis sp. FDAARGOS 1241, the genomic segment CACGTGGTCCAGACCGTGGTGATATTCAAAGATCAGGGTGCCTCTCGCGATCTGCGCCCGGCGATGTTGCGCGCCAGCGCAAACGAGCCGTGGGCGTCGTCATGTGGATGGCGTGTCACGCAACCGTCATCCGGCTCGTCGCGCCAGCGCGCGACATTGCGCCGGGATCGCCTCCACCCCGGATCCGATTATCCTAACGACGGTCTGAATCACTTTGTCAAGGCGGGAAAACGTACCTTGACAAAGTGATTCAGACCGCGTGGAGGCTGCGGATCGAGATGCAGGCCGGGGTCTGGGTGCAGGTCTGTCGCTGCCGGGTGGCGGTTGGTCCCGGGGTGTGCGGCGGTCGGGTGTGGGGGCTGCTGCCGTTTCGCGGTGGGGCACGATGATGGTGGGCCGCGGATTCCGCGCCGCTGTCAGGAATCTTCCGCCGATCGGCCTTTTCACTGATTGGCGTCGGCGCGGCGGCGCCGCCCCAGCAGTCGCCGGGTGGCGGTTGGTCGTGGGGTGTGCGGCGGTGGGCTGTGGGGGCTGCTGCCGTTTCGCGGTGGGGCACGACGATGAGCCGCGAATTCCGCGCCGCTGTCGCGAATCTCCCGCCTATCAGCCGATTCACGGTCTGGCGCTGGCGCTGCCACGCCGCCCGTCCCAGCAGCCGCTGGGCGGCTGGTTGGGTGTAGGGTCGGCCGCCGTTTCGCGGTGGGGAAGATATGAGCGGCGGATTCCTCGCCGCTGTCAGGAGTTTCCGCCCATCGGCCGATTCACCGACTTGCGTCGGCGCGGGGCAGCCCGTCCGAGTACCTGCCGGGTGGCGGTTGGTCGTGGGGTGTGCGGCGGTTGGGGATGGGGACGGCTGTCGCTTCGCGGTCGGGCAAGGCGATGAGCTCTGAACCCGTCGCCACTGTCGGAATTTCCGCCGCCCTGCCGAGCCACCGAACAGCGCCGGTACAGTCACCTCACCTCACCTCACCTCACCTCACCACAGCCGCGCTGGACCGGCCGCGTCAGCGGCGCCCGGCCACAGCCGCGTGGGCCCGGCCGCGTGAACGCCGTCCAGCCGCCGCCACAGTCGCGCCGGCGCCACCCCGCCACGGGCGCGCCGGCCCGGTCGCGTCAGCGCCGCTACAGCCGCGCCAGTACCGCCCCTTCATGCCCGTGCCAGCACTGCCACGCCGCCACCACACCCGGCCGCCCACCGACCACTCCCCAGCCCATCCACCACTGTGACATCTCCTTCACCCCCCAACCCCACCAAACCCCAGCTCATCGCCCAACGGCAACTCCCAAATCTTGACACAAGGTATCCAGGATCCTTAACATCCAGATATGAAGATGACCGAAGGCGTCGAATGGGCAGTCCACACGCTGCTCACCCTCGCCTGGGTGGACGACGACGAACCGGTCCCCGCCACCCGCCTGGCCGCGAGCCACGAACTCCCTCCGGCCTATCTGAACAAGCAACTGCAAGCCCTAGTGAAAGCGGGTCTGCTCGAATCCCTCCCCGGCGCTCGCGGAGGCTTCCGGCTGGCCCGGCGCGCCGCGGACATCACCCTGATGGACGTCGTCACCGCGATCGAGGGGCCGGCCCCGGCGTTCCGGTGCACGGAGATCCGCCGCAAGGGGATGGGCGCGGGCGTGCCGGAGAGTTGCTTCAGCACCACCTGCGCCGTGAACGCCTCGATGCAGCGGGCCGAACTCGCGTGGCGCCAGGCACTGGCCGCCCAGACGCTCGAAGACATCCGTGCCGAAGCCGACCGCCACGCCCCCGCGATGGCAGGCATCGCTCGCCGGGTCTACGGCCGTGAATGAGCACGGGGTGGTGCCCGCCCGGGTGCGAACAGGCGCGCCGCGGAAGCGGGGGTCGCGCCCGAACGATCGAGCCCATCCCCACGCGGGGCACGCCAAGCTGCCCGGACCTGCGGGTCCAGGTGGGCCGTGCCACGCGTCGCTCCGGTGCGCGGCCCCCGCACCGGAGCGCCCGGCCCGGTGCGGGCGTGCCGGACCACGCGCCCGCACCGGGGCCGGGCCCCTCGAGCTTCGGCGCCCGGTCAGCGGGCGGGCCGAACCCAGCAGCGGCACCGGTGAGGGGCACGTCGAACGGGGGACAGGCGATGACCGAAGGAGTCGCGCCGCGGGTGAACGGCAAGGCTGTTGTCAAAGACCCGCCGCTGGTGGCCCGGATCGACCGGCTGATGCTGGCGACCGTGCTCGTGCACTTCCCGATCACCTCGGCCCACGCCGCGCTGCACCTCGGTGCCGGCGTGGTGCTGGACGTGGCGCAGCTGGCGTTCGTGGTCGTGGTGATCATCGCGCTGCCGGTGTACGCGATCTACCGGCACCGCGGGACGGCGGGCGCCGTGCTGCTCGTCGGGTCGATGGCGGCGTCGTTCCTGTTCGGGTTCTTCTTCCACTTCTTCTCCGACACCGGTGACAACATCGCCCACGTGCACGGCGGCTCGGCAATGCCGTTCAGTGTGACGGCGCTCGTGCCGGCGGTGGTGGAGTTGTTCGGCACCGTGCTCGCGGCCGCCGTCCTCCGGAGGCGGGTGCGGATCTCATGAGCCGGCTGACCACCCCGACCAAGGGAAACCCACCGGCGCTGGAGAAGGCCGGCGCAATCGCGAAGGCGGTCGACGACCGCTACCACCTCGCCAAGGGCCTTCGGCACCAGATGAACAAGGTGTTCCCGACCCACTGGTCGTTCCTGCTTTACGCGTTCGTCGTCCTGCTGCTCAGCGGTGTGCACCTGACGCTGTTCTTCGACCCCTCCATGCAGGAAGTCACGTACCACGGCGTGTACCCCAACATGCAGGGCCTGGAGATGTCGCGGGCGTTCAAGTCCACACTGGACATCTCGATGGAGGTCCGCGGCGGGCTGTCCGTGCGGCAGCTGCACCACTGGGCCGCGCTGATCTTCATTGCGGCGATGATGGTCCACATGTGCCGCGTGTTCTTCACCGGCGCGTTCCGCCGCCCGCGCGAAGGCACCTGGCTGATCGGCGCGACGCTGCTCATCCTCGGCATGTTCGAAGGATTCTTCGGCTACTCGCTGCCCGACGACCTGCTGTCCGGCACCGGGATCCGCGCCACGCTGTCGGGGATCATCCTGTCGATCCCCGTGATCGGCACGTGGGTGCACTGGGCCGTGTTCGGCAGCGAGTTCCCGGGTGACCAGATCATCCCGCGGCTCTACACCGTCCACATCCTCATCATCCCGGGCATCATGCTCGCGCTGATCGCCGCGCACCTCGCGATCGTGTGGTACCAGAAGCACACGCAGTTCCCCGGGGTGAGGCGCAAGGAGACGAACGTCGTCGGGATCCGCATCTTCCCGGCATTCGCGCTCAAGGCGGGAGCGTTCTTCACGATCGTCACAGGCGTGCTCGAGCTGCCGGCGGGGCTCTTCCAGATCAACCCCATCTGAAACATCGGACCGTACAACCCGTCGCAGGTTTCGGCAGGTTCGCAACCCGACTGGTACCTGGCGTGGGCCGACGGCCTGCTGCGCATCTGGCCGGTGTGGGAGCTCTACCTCGGCAACTACACGGTGCCCGCCGTCTTCTTCGCCGGCGCGATGGGCATGGGCATCGTGTTCACCCTGCTGCTGACCTACCCCTTCGTCGAACGAAGGCTGTCGAAGGACACCGCGCACCACAACGTGCTGCAGCGCCCGGGTGACGCACCCGTACGGACTTCACTGGGCATGATGGCACTCGGGTTCTTCGCCGTCATCGAGCTGTCCGGCTTCAACGACATCATCGCCGACCAGTTCGACATCTCGCTCAACGCAATGACGTGGGCCGGCCGGATCGGGGCGCTCGTCGTGCCGCCGCTGGCGTATTTCCTCACCTACCGGATCTGCCTCGGCCTGCAGCGCTCCGATCGCGAAGTGCTGGAGCACGGCGTGGAAACCGGCATCATCACCCGGCTGCCGTCTGGCGGCTACCTCGAGATCCACCAGCCGCTCGGTGAGGTCGACGGCCACGGTCACCCGCTGCCGTTCGAGTACCAGGGCGCGCCGGTGCCGAAGAAGATGAACAGACTCGGAGCCGCGGGCCGCGCCGTCCCCGGGTCTCTGCTCACGCCGGACCCGCCCGAGGAGACCACCGCCGTCGCCCGCATCCGGGGCTCCGGCGGCCACTGAGGACAGTCGCGGCCGGGCAGTGCGATCCACTGCCCGGTCGCGACCCGTCACTCGAAGGGCCAGCGGGCGTCCCGCCCGGCCTCCAGGAGCGGGATCATCCGGAACGCCTGGTCGGTCAACCCGCCGAACGTGTGCCGGTTGCCGCCGCCGCTCGGCGCGTGGCCGAGCCGGTAGCCGGCGAGGTTCCACGTGTACAGCGAGGTGCGCGCCGGCACACTGTGCCCGACGTCGCCGTAGGACGCCTGCTCGTCGGTGAGGATCACCACGCGGTCGTGCCCGCGCAGGTGCTGCCGCACCGCGGCTTCGGTGTCCGTGCCACCGCCGAGGAAGTACTCACCGGTCCGCCACCGCTCCAGCGCCTTGAGCAGCGACTCCCCGCGGTGCAGCGGGAACGGCACCGTCTGGTGCGAGAACGACACGACTTCGGCCTCGGCGCAGCGCAACGCGAGCGCGATGCCGAACACGGCCGCCGCGTCCCAGCGCAGGAGCGTGCCGTCGCGCGAGAATCCCGAGTGCATCGACGACGACGTGTCCACGAGCACCAGCGTGCGACCCGGCAGCGCCGGGACGTTGCCGAGTGCGTGCGTGATCGCCTGCTCCAGCGACCAGCCCCAGCGAAGCGACGGCGCCGCGCGGTAGGCCGACAAGAACCGCATCGGCAGCTGCCGCGAGCGCGCGACCTGCGTCGGATCGGCCAGCCGCGTGGCCACGGTCTGCGCGACCTCGTCCGAGACCCCCGCCTCGTCGAAGTTGCGCAGGTTCCGCAGCAGCGCCATGTACCCCATCGACGGGATCATCGCTTTCCACACGGCCGCGGTCAGCGGCCCCTGGAGCCAGCCGGCGAGCGACTCCCACGTCATCCCGGCCCGGCGCAGCGTCTCCGCGGCGCCCGCGGAGGTGAACAGCTCCCGCCGCCGCTCGACGGGCCACGCCATCAGCTCGCGGTGCGCGCTGAGGGTGGTCAGCGCGGCCGGGAGCTCGCGGTTGGCGTGGAAACGCACGTCGAGCACGTGCTCGAACAGCGCGTCCTGCCACTCCCGGTCCGGTTCCGGGTGGGTGAGCCCGAGGACGTCGGCGAAGCGGAACGAACGCGCGTCGGAGTCCCACTTGAGGTACGAGGTCTCCGTGTAGAGCCGCTTCACGCCGTCGGCGATCCCGCGCTTCACCGGCTTCGGCACGTTCTTGCCGTGCACGGCGGTCCAGTACGCGAGCAGCTCGCCCGGCTCGTCGGCCCGCTGCAGGACGCTCGAGACGACCGGGCGCGCCATGCCGTCGAGGCCGGCTTCACGCCGCGCGGCCGTGAACTCCGCCGCGCCGACGAGGGCGGCGGTGCGCAGGTTCGCGTCGCCGCGCAGCCACGCGAGAAACCGGGCCGTCCACTCGGGATCGGCCAGGGTCGCCGCGCGGACGAGCTCGGCGTAGCGGGTGTCGCGCTGCTCCGCGCTCTCGTAGAAGGTGTGCTCGCCCACGAAATTGCTGACGGCGAGCAGGAACAGCTCGCTCCGGGCGTCACGCGTGTAGCCGGCGCCGCCCCCGTGGGTGCGGCCGCTCGCGACGGCGTCGGTGCGGACCGGGGACCGCGCGGCGGCGCGGCGCGCGCCGAAGATGTTGAACTTGGCCATGGAGAACCCCTCTTCGTGGAGGGGAGCGCCACTCCGGGCGAGCCCGAGAAAAAAGTCGGCGACGGTACCGTTGCTGCTCTGCCGTGTTGAGCTACACCGCGGTTTCCCGCGGTGACGGGATTCGAACCCGCAACCCGCCCATTCTCAGTGGAAGTAACCGTTGCCTGCGCACCGGGCTCGCCTGGAAGTGGTTGCTCCCGAGTAAAAGCCGCCCTGCGGTCGGTTTCGGTCGAGGAAGCAACCGCGGGCTTCGCACCGGGAGTGCGTTGTCTTGTTGTCGAAGTCGGTGTGCTGCATCGCACGAATTTCCCTGTGGCGCAAGGAGGTCGTGGCAGCCGGATTCTGGTGTGCCCGAGAAAGGTCGGCGACGGTACCGTCGCCCTGTGGCCAGGGCGCCACCCCGGTTGCCCGGGGGGCAGGACTCGAACCTGCGGATACCAGTTGAAGTAACCGTTGCCTGCGCACCGGGCCCACCTGAATCCGGCTTCGGCGCTCAACCGTGGAGGGTTCGCGCCGGAAGCACCTGATGAAGGTAGCAACGGGAACCGGCGTGTGTCGCGCTATTTTTCGCCCTTCACCGCGGGCGGACGTGCGGGCGCGCGCCCGGCTTCGGCGTCCAGCGCCGGCAATCGGTGCGTCGCGGTGTCCCAGCCGGACTCGGCGGCGTGGCGCCTCGCTTCGGTGCGGTGGTCGCCGCCCAGCAGCGCTCGGGCGTGGGCCGGCAGGTCCGCGGGACGGTCGACGGGGAAGAACCGGGCGGAGGGTGGTGCCCGAGAAAGTGGTGCGGGCAGCGGGGCTTTCGGCGGCGAGCACGGGCAGCCCACTGGCGAGCGCTTCCAGCAACACGAGACCCAGGGTGTCCGTGGTGGACGGAAGCACGAACAGGTCGGCGGTGCGGTAGGCCTCGGCGAGGGCGTCGCCGTGCAGCATGCCGGTGCGTTCGGCGCCGTCGTCCACATCGGATCCCTGACGAAGGCGACCTCGCCGAACTTCCGCATCGCCGCGCCGGCCGCGCGCGGCCCCGTGCTCGAACGCCTGCGCATCGTCCAGGTCGTCGACACCTTCCTCGTGCCACGGCCGTTGCAGGAGGCCACTTTGGACCTCCTCGGCGCACCCCCGCGTGGCGCCGGCACCTGCGCGCCCTCACCACCGGCCTGCGCGCCCGCCCCGACGCCCTGGCCACCGCGCTGCGGCGCGACCTGCCGGCCCTCGCCCCGGCCACCCTGCCGACCGGCGGCCACTACCTGTGGGTGCGGTTGCCGGCCGGCACCGACGAGACGGCCCTGACGACCGCGGCGTTGCGCGCGGGAGTCGCGGTTTCGCCTGGCCGGGCTTACTTCGCGGCCGAAGCATCAGCCCCGCACCTGCGCCTCGGTTTCGCCGACACCGCCGGTGCCGACGAGATCACCGAAGGCGTCCGCCGGCTGGCGGCGGCGTGCGCCGAGGTGGGCGTCACGGTTCGATGACCAGCCGGCTGATCCGTCCGTTGTGGAGGGTGAAGCGGTGGTGCGGGTCGACGACGCCGCCGGGGAAGTTCCCTTCGAGGTGATACGTCGCGACGTACCGGCGGTCGTCGACGTGGTCCGTCGCGGTGAGCGTGCTGGTGTAGGTGTACTCGCTGCCCGCCCGGCGCAGCCAGCCGCCTATCTCGTCCGGGCCGCGGTAGGTGTGGCCGTCGTCGACGACGGTGGCGTCCGGGGTGAAGTGCGGCAGCGCCGCGTCGGCGTCGCGCATCTCGTGCGCGGCGAGGTAGTCGGTGATCGGCTTCGGGAGTGTCATGAGGTGCTCCTGTCTCGGGTTCACCTTCACCGTCGGGTCTCTCCCGGGGAGAAGGTCAAGGCGCCTCCCCGCCCCGGGTTGACCCTCTCCCCGGGAGAGGGTGCACAGTGAGGGCATGCGCCGTGGCCTGACGATCGGGGAGTTCGCCCAGCTCACCCGCCTGAGCGTGCGCACGCTGCGCCGCTACCACGAGGCGCGGCTGCTGGAGCCCGCGACGGTCGACGAGGCGACCGGCTACCGGTACTACTCGCGCGAGCAGATTCCGCCGGCGCAGGTGATCCACCGCCTGCGCGAGCTGGACGTGCCGCTGGCCGAGGTCGAGCGCGTCCTCGCGACGGACGACCCGGGTACTCGCGCCGGCCTGATCGCCGGTCACCTGCAGCGGCTTGAAGACCGGCTCGACCGCACGCGCACCGCGGTCACGTCGCTGCGGCAGCTGCTGCGCCCGGACGTCGCCGCGCTCGCGGTCGAGCTGCGCTCGGTGCCCGCGCGGACCGTGGCGGCGATCGAGGCCGTCGTGGACCTCGACGCGGTGCTCGGCTGGTACGACGGCGCGATGGCCGAACTGGACGCCGCCGTCGCCGGTCGCGAGGGGTTCGCGCCGCCGGGCGGCGTGTACGCCAACGAGCTGTTCACCACCGGCCGCGGCTCGATGCTCGTGTACCGGCCCGTCACCGACGCGCCCGCGATCGGCCGGGTCGCCCCGCGGACGTTGCCCGCCGTCGAACTCGCCGTGACCATCCACTCCGGACCACACGACGACCTCGACGTCACCTACGGGCGGCTCGGCGGCTGGGTCGTCGAGCACGCCCTGGCAGTCGACGGGCCGGTGCACGAGACGTACCTCTGCGGCCCCCGCGACACCCCCGATCCCCGGCGCTGGCGCACGGAGATCGGCTGGCCCGTGTTCCGCCTGTCGCCACCGTGACCGCTGCGATCGGCCGCACCCGAGGGCCCGCCACCGATCGCGCCACGCGTGCCCGATCAAGGTCTTGAGCAGCGGAGGAGCCAGCGCACCTGAGGGCTCCTCGCCCGGTTCCGCGGTATCGTCCGGCCAGGAGGTGGCTGGGCCGGGACAGAGATGGGCGCTGAGCCGGCGCGACCGCGAACGGGCCGCGCTGGAGCAAGTGCTGCGTGACGTGCGGGCCGGGCGGAGCCGGGTGCTCGTGGTCCACAGCGAGTCAGTGAGGCCGGCGTGGGCAAGACCGCGCTGCCCGAGCACTCGCCGGCCAGGCGCCGGGACCCGTCGTCGGACGGTCGGCGCGGTGAGCGTGATCTCTCCGCTG encodes:
- a CDS encoding Rrf2 family transcriptional regulator; the encoded protein is MTEGVEWAVHTLLTLAWVDDDEPVPATRLAASHELPPAYLNKQLQALVKAGLLESLPGARGGFRLARRAADITLMDVVTAIEGPAPAFRCTEIRRKGMGAGVPESCFSTTCAVNASMQRAELAWRQALAAQTLEDIRAEADRHAPAMAGIARRVYGRE
- a CDS encoding TROVE domain-containing protein; its protein translation is MAKFNIFGARRAAARSPVRTDAVASGRTHGGGAGYTRDARSELFLLAVSNFVGEHTFYESAEQRDTRYAELVRAATLADPEWTARFLAWLRGDANLRTAALVGAAEFTAARREAGLDGMARPVVSSVLQRADEPGELLAYWTAVHGKNVPKPVKRGIADGVKRLYTETSYLKWDSDARSFRFADVLGLTHPEPDREWQDALFEHVLDVRFHANRELPAALTTLSAHRELMAWPVERRRELFTSAGAAETLRRAGMTWESLAGWLQGPLTAAVWKAMIPSMGYMALLRNLRNFDEAGVSDEVAQTVATRLADPTQVARSRQLPMRFLSAYRAAPSLRWGWSLEQAITHALGNVPALPGRTLVLVDTSSSMHSGFSRDGTLLRWDAAAVFGIALALRCAEAEVVSFSHQTVPFPLHRGESLLKALERWRTGEYFLGGGTDTEAAVRQHLRGHDRVVILTDEQASYGDVGHSVPARTSLYTWNLAGYRLGHAPSGGGNRHTFGGLTDQAFRMIPLLEAGRDARWPFE
- a CDS encoding glycosyltransferase, with protein sequence MLHGDALAEAYRTADLFVLPSTTDTLGLVLLEALASGLPVLAAESPAARTTFSGTTLRPVLPRRPSRGPAGPRPSAAGRRPPHRSEAPRRRVRLGHRDAPIAGAGRRSRARARTSARGEGRKIARHTPVPVATFIRCFRREPSTVERRSRIQVGPVRRQRLLQLVSAGSSPAPRATGVAPWPQGDGTVADLSRAHQNPAATTSLRHREIRAMQHTDFDNKTTHSRCEARGCFLDRNRPQGGFYSGATTSRRARCAGNGYFH
- a CDS encoding nuclear transport factor 2 family protein, whose protein sequence is MTLPKPITDYLAAHEMRDADAALPHFTPDATVVDDGHTYRGPDEIGGWLRRAGSEYTYTSTLTATDHVDDRRYVATYHLEGNFPGGVVDPHHRFTLHNGRISRLVIEP
- a CDS encoding MerR family transcriptional regulator codes for the protein MRRGLTIGEFAQLTRLSVRTLRRYHEARLLEPATVDEATGYRYYSREQIPPAQVIHRLRELDVPLAEVERVLATDDPGTRAGLIAGHLQRLEDRLDRTRTAVTSLRQLLRPDVAALAVELRSVPARTVAAIEAVVDLDAVLGWYDGAMAELDAAVAGREGFAPPGGVYANELFTTGRGSMLVYRPVTDAPAIGRVAPRTLPAVELAVTIHSGPHDDLDVTYGRLGGWVVEHALAVDGPVHETYLCGPRDTPDPRRWRTEIGWPVFRLSPP